A stretch of DNA from Rhizobacter sp.:
GTAGACCTCGCCGCGCACCTCGAGCACCGGCGCCTCCACGCCCGTCAGCCGCAGCGGGATCTGACCGATGGTGCGGATGTTGTGCGTGACGTCTTCGCCCTTCTCGCCATCGCCGCGCGTGGCGGCCTGCACCAGCACGCCGTGTTCGTACCGCAGGTTGATCGCGAGCCCGTCGAACTTCAGTTCGGCCGCGTACTCGACCGGCGGGTCCGCGTCGGTGAGCTTCAACTCGCGGCGCACTCGCGCGTCGAAGGCAACGGCGCCGCTCGATTCGGTGTCGGTCTCGGTGCGGATGCTCAGCATCGGCACCGTGTGGACCACCGGCGTCAGGCCATCGAGCACTTGGCCGATCACCCGCTGCGTGGGCGAGTCAGGCGTCAGCAGCTCGGGGTGCTCGGCCTCGATGCCCTGCAGCTCCTGAAAGAGCTTGTCGTACTCGGCGTCCGGTATCTCCGGGTCGTCGAGCACGTAGTAGCGGTGGGCGTGGTGGTGGAGTTGCTCGCGCAGCTGGGCTGCGCGTTTCGAGGTGGCATCGGGCGTCATGCCGGAATTTTGCGGCAAGGCCGAGGCCCTGCGTCGGCTGGCGAACCGTGTCAGCTGAAGAGCCGCCGCGCCACCATCGACCCCGCCGCAATGTCGCGCGCCTCCAGCGCCTCGTACAACTTGCCCAGCTCGGCGCCAATCGCCGCAAAACCGGCAGGGCTCAACGGCTGGCCGTTGTCGTCGACGATGGCGGCATCCATGCCCAGCGACAGCGCCTGCGCGCTCGCCTGCCAGGCGATGAAAGGCTCGGCCTTCGCTTCGGTCTGCGGCACGTCGAAGCTGAGCGTCACGTCGCGCACGGCGGCCTGGTTGGGGTCGTCGGCCAACGCGGCTTGCGCATCGAAGGTCAGGGTGAGGATGGGCGGTGCGCCCTCCTCTTTCGACGGCATCACCAGGCGGCCGGGCACCATGCCGGGCACGAAGCCGTGGCGGGCGGCGTGCTGCTGGATGTAGCCCACGCTCCAGGCCACCGAGCGGGCTTGCAGGTGCACGGCGAGCTGCGCGTCGTGCTGGCCGGCGAAGGCGTCGAGCTCCTTGGCACGCGCCGCAGCGTCGAGCATGTCGGGGAAGTCGGCCATCGCGCCAATGGCGTCGGCCATCGGCTGGATCTTCTGCACGAATTCCGAATACTCGATCTCGTTCAACGCGCCGGTGCGGTTGGCCAGCTGCACACCGGCCTGCAGCTCGCCGTAGTGGCGGCCGGGCAGCGGGGCTTCCCACTCGCCGGTCTCGGTGTTGAGGCCTTCGATCA
This window harbors:
- a CDS encoding cell division protein FtsZ, with protein sequence MNSLTIALAGLGGVVLAGVVAHGAWQARKAGPKRAEQPAPEPRERQAPRDLIEPVLGDLPAEPVLQDAAPVLLDDDKPVSPLPIATVRRATPRIDALVDAIATLTLESPVTGELVLAHQPTTRRAGSKPFLIEGLNTETGEWEAPLPGRHYGELQAGVQLANRTGALNEIEYSEFVQKIQPMADAIGAMADFPDMLDAAARAKELDAFAGQHDAQLAVHLQARSVAWSVGYIQQHAARHGFVPGMVPGRLVMPSKEEGAPPILTLTFDAQAALADDPNQAAVRDVTLSFDVPQTEAKAEPFIAWQASAQALSLGMDAAIVDDNGQPLSPAGFAAIGAELGKLYEALEARDIAAGSMVARRLFS